The region ACCTGTTCACATCCACACATTTGTGAGCATGACAAAATGTGAAGTCTTAACCAAAATATATCCAGTAGTGTAGTATATCTAGTAGTTTTGTACTAAAAAATTACATGTAGACACTTTAAACTACACAATAAATGATATGTGTATAagtaaatatttgaaaaactcaCTTTGTCCTTAAACTCACTGGCAACAGCTCTAAAATCCTCTAGTAATGCATTGTGGGATTCCAAAGTTGAATTGATGAATAGAAGGATGTGTTTATGGACCTTGGAGCTAAAAATTAGTTCAGAATTCTGGGGAGAGAAGATGGAAGTAGATTGTAAAAATGGATGAACAAGCTAGATACTGTATGGTTAGTATTAAATAATTGGCTAAAAGGCTGGTCCGATTATTATTACAGTGCTTACAAGGCAGCTTTGTATTGATATTTGTCAAACATGGTTAGAGGTTTGTTGTTTTAAATTTCTAACCCCAGGTATTATACTTCTGCAATTAAGTCCTCCTGAACCACTTAACATACAGACTCCATTAAAACTTTgagcttgatctcatgaaaattattaatGATCTATCTAGTTcaacaaaacatacctccctaccctaaactttaaatttaaacctaaccaatagtgtcataaaaagcaaatgtgacataaaaaatgcAGCTGCTGAAGAAAATGCAAGATTtagtggtgcttctgtgacacttttgtCTTATGTGATGACCATTGTGtttttcaggactcataccctgtCCATTTCATCACATGtgcatcagttgagctactgcgcaatttgataaTTCaggaacaagcttgtaaatgtagatggTTAATGCAAACaacaccttacaagtcatgcgctaaaGTAAACGTGTTTAGATGTCATTGGATAGCATTGTGTCAGGAACAGGGCAAATAgtaaaaagtcattgttgttttagcgcctctagtgttaaaacttttcacaacacacattgtttcaaagcagctttacagaaaattatgctgtaacaaaaAATGATGctattaaagtcctcattgtgcagTTATAATGAATAACGAGATTAAAATGCATGCCTTAAAATTTATAGTCTTAAGGCACCCTGTACATaacaatgagccatgtaaaaattattttgtggaaaTGTTATGTATAGTAATGTATGTTATTATGAGACCAGGTTAGGAAAATCTCCCATTTACTcagcattaaaaatgtaatctacagCACTGAATTGGGATTGATCTTCTTTCATACATCTGTTTGAacactgaattgtgattggtcttatTTTTCTTACatatatttaactatttatttctGCCTTTACACTGCACAGTGACATGTTGTCTTGGTTCTTGAGTGCAGCCAACAGAAAAGAAGACACGCATTGAGTGTTATGCCAATGGCAAAGTAAGAGGTTAAAGCTCTTAAGCAGTCTTTCATTTACGCAGAAACAAAGCCTAAAACTTACATTAAATTTTGAACTATTCATTTGCTGCCTTTCAATTAATGGTTTTTCCTTAAGAAAATTCAAATCTAGCATTGAGTGTTACCTCCTCATCAAATGGAATGACAAGTTCCATACGGTTGGAGTTAATGAAGGAAATCAGCTCCCCTTTGTCTAGCTTGCTCTCTTCAGAGAGTGGCATATCTGCTCGCTTATCATCAAACTGGAACATTCACACAAAGAGGGACATGGGAGTGGGGTACAGAGTTGAACAAACTCAATttataatacatactgtatgtcttttaatttacattttatttttgtatctaaCCAACAGTCACAAATTAAATAGTGTTAAGATAGCatatcttttgaaataaaaatataaaaaaaattaccttcTTAAAGAGTACCACTGAATCACTCTGTACATCATACTTCTTGAAAAGCTCTGCATTGCTTGTGATGCCAAAGTTTACGTCCACTACTGTTAAGGTTACATCATAGAATGCCTTTGCCTTATCTCCTTCCAGATCCTGgtatagaaagagagagaaaaataaaatgttgaactAACATTGAAGGTAACCAACATGGACAAAAATCCCTAAGGTCAAATTTCTAGTGCATGGAAAAATGAAGATCAGTAGTTGGATGAGCTGACACTCATACAGTATTTTAGCCACGGGTGAATCTTGTaaagcctgtcaagaacatatcTTGGTCATAATCTACCACAAAATCAAACTTAATATAATCaaaatagtaaaatatgtactgtatgcatCATTATATTTGTAgtgctgcctttaatttatgcagattttaataacaacaacaaaattcaTTGTGTCCAGACAGGCTGATTTTCATTAGGAATAAGAAACTAATGAAAATCatcattgagaataatgagaattgcAAACAAACTGGACGCATAATAGAAATAAGAATTGGGGGTAAATgtgattaattgtcattaaaaataGACTCACAATaagggttattttttttaaatgcaaaatatgatctcttattttttcatttcattttgggtgaaatatgacccagaagTATTGTTGGCTAAAAGTCAGTTTATGCAAACAATAGATGATTTACCTGAAAGAATCCAACCACAATCACGTCATGTAAGTCCAGAAGTCCCTCTGCGCTCTTCACGTCATCAAGAACAGAAGCGCTTGGTCCCGTGTGACGGTCAAGCCACATTGTGATTCCCTTAACAGTTCGCTTTCCTGTTCAAATGACCAAATAATGCCTATAAGCCTGTCCTATGCAAACACTACCTCATATGAAAATAACATTAAGCattcaaacaaaccaaacaagtaaataaattacCAGAAAAATCTGTGGCGTTTTGTCTGTTGCCGTCTTTTAAGAACTTGATCGTCGGAAAGCTGTTGACGCTGAACTCCTCAGCAAGTTCTCTCTCTTCTATCGCATCCACTTTGGCCAGTCGTACAGCAGAAGACTCTTTTTTCAGTAGTCCAGCCACCTCGGCGTAGATAGGCTCCAAAGTGCGACAGTGACCACACCATGGagcatcttttgtttttgaaagataaTTGTAAGTAAGGTTGATGCTAATCTACCCTCACAAAGGCGAGattagttgtcacatggggaagctGTCACAAGGGCATTCTCAGTATCTATAAGTCCATTTACAATAATGTAGCTTTGTATGcaggtttcaaacacctagttaaaAACTGTTCCTCCAAACTGAAATTCCAATATCCTATTTTTTTGTGAGAGCTCTTgaataaacaagtgaacacaatataGCCACACTGGGATACacatatattttcataaatgCCTGTTTGGGGCAAGATATGTTTGTATTTTACCTTTTCAAGTTTTCTTGTTCCATaatgtttcattgttttgtttcataattgttgTGTTGTATAAATATGGCTAAAACTCTATTAAATAGACTAATACAGTGCCTATACtgacaataatttatttttaaataatgccaCACTGAgaattatttacaatatatattcTCCCAGTTTTTTAGTGCATAGGCAATTCTGAATGAATTGTTATGCCAGTTTAATTGCATATTTGTCATAAATGTAACTGAAATACATAATCCCTATAAATTATTTTCACTTTTTTACTTTAACCTGCTTATTTCAAGCAATACAATGTTGTAAAAACTACTTCAGCTGTGGGAAAAATAACATCTGCTCTTTTAATGGATGATTTGTCAAGCCTAGCCTGCAAACTTTGGACTTTCTCGCTGATTGGGAACACAAGTTGCATgcaacttaatatatatatatatatatatatatatatatatatatatatatatatatatatatattaaaaaaaacattcttgaaTTGGCTCATTTTTCTTTTAGCTTTGAACACACATTGCAACATCACTTAAATTTCTTACTTTCATGACCTTGTGTTAGTTTGCACTGATAAGACAAAGCTCAGAATTACCATTAGCAAGCACTGCCTATGCATGTTAACTATATTTAGGGAAAGACTTAAAGACTACTTACAAAATTCCACAAGCAGATACTTGTTTTCCCTTAGAGCTCTATCAAAGTTGACGCTATGAAGGACCAAAACGTCTTTCTCCTCTGTAATTTCGTCTGTCTTTTCTTTTTCCTCTGGTATCTCTGGTTCTGCATCATCTTCAGAGCTGTCTACCTCAACTTTTTCCTCCTCTGCCCTCACACAAAGGGTGCAGAGCAAGAGGGTGAAACCCAGGACATGTAGAAGCCTCATGGTCAATCTGTTGAGGGGCCTATAGAGGAATGGTGCTGAAAGGAGCCCGTACCAGACTGCTGTCCTCACGCAAGGTGCTGATAAGAGACCACTGACAGTGACGAATTATTGGAAAGTGTGCGTGGTGCAAATCTACTGGTCTTACTCGGCACTTCACACAGTATGCAGTTTAGAGAAAATTAGCATTAGATTACATGCAAAGAAATTCATATCACTACCTCTCCTAAATgtgcctttctttctttcctatTATTGACTGACATGAAAgccattctttttttatattcatttctatagaattttttttttttttttaactcaggcATCCAATTTCTTTGCTATAGCCTATTTTACATGATGTGAACTTTTCATTTATAAATTTCAGGAATGCCTCAAATAAGGTGTCTTTGATcatgtaaacaaatttttttcatatttatattacagtaatacCCCTATATGTGGGCCGATGTTTTTTCATCTTCCATATTGCAATGATAAGTATGTTCATGTTCttatatttcttaaaatttaAATAGCAAACTTTAATTTAGTACATGCTTTTATCCATAccgatttacagtatatatattatagaacAACCTAATGTTAAAGAGAAACACACAtgcagaatatacatttttcattgaCAAAACAAGTATTGTTATAAAGGATAGCCAATGTATCTAATTGTATCCCTACATATGCATTATAGTGGAAAATGTTAGTTATACATTCTAGGGTTAAACATTTGAAGATCAATATGTGTGTGAATTAGCAATGACCAAACCACATGTCCCTAGTTGACCTTTCTGTCCACGTGCTGCATTCGCTACTGAGTGACTCCTTTTCCAGTACACGTAAGCAGTCACATAAAGCTAAATAAagaaacacacagacatataAAATTTATTGAGCTACTGGTCCTTTTTTTTATAGAACTATAAATGAGAGGCATGAGTAAATCTACAActagaaagagaaaaaaacatgtacaaatgTAGACTTTTTTGGGGGGGTCTTTATTTGACAAGACAGTAGAGTATGACTGGAAAGTAGGGTTGAGAGTGAAGGGGGGAGCTGAATCAGGATATGACCCAGGTCAGACTCAAACCTGGGTCTGAGCATTGCAGCATTGCCCACTGCACCATGGCTCAGACAAATGTAGACACGTTCAAAATCTTATCTGTCTTTCATTGCACTCCATGCGTGAGATCCAAGATTTGAAGAcctttaaaagtattataaattatataaattaattctCTGCCTATGTTTATattgacacacacaaaaaaataatgttattgcAGAGTAAGTTTAGTGTGTTTTGTGTGCCAGTCATCACCTGGAAATGTGTTGAAACAAGCTTGCCTTCAtgccattttgtttgtttgatcattATCGTTTCTTTGTTGTATAACAGCATGTATGAATGTGAGTGTAACTGGTAACATTTATTCCTGCTTATATGTGAGGAGTTAGCAGAAGCCTTAAGGTGTCCTAACTGACTAAAGATATTTCAGTCACAAATATAATtgcatgtattttgttttaacaaAATCATTTCCTTGTTTCACACAATAAAACAAGTTGGATGAAACTATTGTAGCATACAACGAACAGTATTTTAAGTAGAAAATATCAATAACTaattgttagcattagttaatgcactattaacttACATGAACTTAAGTACATTAGGGTTCAGGAaccaaaaatgtactttgttCTAGCCTACtggaaaactaaacaaaaatactgattaagaatagAAATGTTTGCTGTAAAAGTGTTAACTGTTACCTTAAGGATCTATGTCTgcctgatctaacccataaaatttgatttgttggtgtaacttaatttattcaggttaattcagtgatataaatgatataaatatatattttttgtcttcaaTAAAACCAGTTATTATAGATGTGAGGCACATTTTTAGGTGTAGAGGACTGTGtgttgtactgtatatatcagtGTGAGTCTGTTAGCTAGAAGTCACAGTTAAATTCACTGGTGTTGTCTTTGTCCATCGCCCAGTGAGCAAGTAAATCACTGAAATCTGGAGTGCTTGAGCTACTGAGAGTCCTTGAGTCATTGGAGCTGGCCATGGTGCAAACATCCTTGTTTCTAAACATGCCCAATGATGTGTTGATGTTAAGGGAGCTCTCTGGAGTTTTGCTCATACTGAGTGAGTTATCTTGTATATTTGTAACACTTAACACATCTAATTGGTGTGAGAGTGGCTCTGTCCAGAAGCTGATTGGTAGGCGGCATTGACTCATGGGTAGACCCCGCCCCTTTCTTTGAGCATCATGAAAGAGCTCTGCAAGGGGCCCTAGTGACTCTGGCTCTTCCTCTTGCCCTGATGATGCAACTTTAATGAAGTCAGCATAGTAGCGCTGACAGCCCCCAACTTTTGGATATGGTCTCTCTGCATAAATGTCACAGGCATCGGGGTCTTGGCTTTGCCCAAAATAGTGTTGCACATCGTTGCTGATGAGCTCAGCAAACCGCAACAGTTGGTTGGTCATCTCAGTGTTATTGTGGGAGGAATCACAACTCCATGGCTCTTCCTCTTTAGACTCACTGGACACTCCGTCCTCTTCCACCTCCAGACTGCTTTCAACCTCCTCTCTCAGCTCCTCTTCATATTCCTCTTCGGTCTCTTCCTCATCCTCCACAGGAAAGAAGCAGGTCTGGAGGGGTCTCGCCAAACCAAAATGGCTTAGCGTCCTAATCACGGTTGCTGCCATCCTATGAAGGAAATTGTTCGTAAGCACATTAGCAATGTATCTGGACTCATACCATTCATGGTTCAAAATGACTAATCTGAATATTGAAGGGACTGTTGGTTGTGGCCCTGTTATATTTGTGttaaatatgtgtgtatgtgtctgtagtAAGAGGTAAATGTCTAGattaaatcattattattttacaatacatgaattattaattattcttaTGCTGTACTCTATGCTAACCATCCCTACTCACAGTGTTTTCTTAAGTGATGTCAGTATCATAACTTTTCAGTCTTTCAAATCTAGGCTATACCTAGCTAACAATCTTTGGTTTCCAGACCGTTACGGGAATGTTAGTCATTAATGTTAGTCACTATGGTCAGTCATTGCTGACTATGAACCTCTCTACAACGTTcatgaaaaataatcaaatgataatgaaaaataatgaagAGTTTGAAAGAAAAATCAAACCTATAAATAACCATTACAGAAAGTTCTGTATGTGTTATTTTTAGGGTGTTCTACAAAACccccctgcaacgttctgggaacgttagtttatggttatataaACCAAACCTAAagataaccattagagaacgttctatATAAGTTATTTTTAGATTGGTGATTTGTTTTTATAGAGAAATATTGAAAAGTTATTgaaagagagaagaaagaaagaaagaaagaaagagtgtccAGTGAGTTTTTCTTACCCTGTAATGCTCGATAAATGTCACTTGTGAAGTCTTGCTGTGCGTTGCGCGTTATGGACAGTTAGCGGTTCGCGCATTTATACCCATTGCTTCTAGTAAGTCTGTTTTCCGAGCAAATATTTACGCGCGcgtctgtaattgtgttttagtTAAACAATGAGCGTGAGTTTGACTTGGCGCCCAGCAACCGGAGAAAAGAACGGAAACTGGCGCGAGGCGGCGGTCGCTATAAAGCTTCGTTTGCCGGGGGACGCTCAAGTGTCCCTTCTccccaacacacacacgcacagagacATGCATACAAACAGTCTGAGTCTACAGTCGTTATAGCGTACTGGAAGGACACTTAAAGGTGGACCTAAAAAGGCGTGAAATCGCATCTTACGCCGTTTTGACTTTTGAATGAGCCCTTTATAAAATCCCATTAAAAAGACAAGCAAGGCAAATGAAGTCTACTATACTGCCATGACCTGTGCAAGGTGTATAATGTGACCTTGTAAATAACTTGTCTGGGTCAGTGCAGTATTTACGTGCACTGGCAGTATAGTGGGCTTCATGACTTGCTTTAAATGGGATATTATAAAGGggcttttttaaatttattattattattattattattattatttatagcagATCTTTTATTTTCAACCTGATCTTAGCATTTTCAAAGTTCCCTTTGGTTGGAGCTCTGCAGCTGCTCATTCTGCATTCTCTCTCGACCTCCTCCAACATGAGCAGGTGCCACCAGGAATGATTTTTAAACACTATTGCTGGGTGCTTGTTAGTCCAACTCatcaatttacattaaaaaacaaataactttaaaacattttaaaacaaaaagttaGTTTTGTAAAGGAATACATAGGCACAAGTTATATTTGTCTACACAACTAAGCATCTTTTTACAGTAATCTATTTAATATAACATATTATGtatttatactttttaaaattttaggCTATTTGTTAaggcataagcctttagatcacaAGGTTTTTAAACATGACTAAatgaaggaggaggaggaggaggagaagaagaagaagaagaagaagaagaagaaacacaaATTCAGTTAAGTGTGTCCAGAAAATTAAATGTATGAAATCTATACACTTTGAAAATTGTGTGAAATGTCAAAGAGGCATTTTATATCTATttatatatcatattatattatattacattatattgagATATATCATATACAATATGTAATGTGCAGCGCAACACTCTCAGAAAAAAGTACCGTTTAAGAAccgtcactggggtggtaccctcaaggggaactttttttttttttaccccaggaCCTATTGTGTACTTTTAAAaggtacatttatatattttgttcctCTAAGAACAAAACAGTAGGCTACCTTTTTGTCTCCTTAAGGATGTAAATATGTCCCTAAAACAAGGGTACTACCCTAGTGACAGTCATTGTaccttaaaaaatacaattaacctTTTTTCTGAGAAAGGTAAAATATCTTTGAAAGTCTATAAAGGGGTACAATTAAAGCAGGGCATCAGGTATTTGCACCAACCACATCGTTTtggtgtgtgtgtaattgtgtaacaTTATactatgtttatactacattgtggggaccaagtGTCCCCATAAGTATAGTAAAACCTGacatcacctaccttgtggggcccagccagtggtccccacgaggcaaatggcttatttaacatactaaacgatgtttttttgaaaatgtaaaaatgcaaaaaggtttccatgaaggttaggtttaggggtagggttaggggatagaaaatatcattagatctgtataaaattcataaaatgcatggaagtctatggagagtccccaaaATGATATAAAGTGTTTGTGTAAAGGAGAGTGAaagataaagtgtgtgtgtgtgcgtgtatatatgtgtgtgtgtgtgtgtactcagcATGAGTGAAAATGAGCCATACACAGGACAATAGAGGTGCTAATGACCAGCAGCAGAGAGCAGAGCATCTGGACTAACATATGTCAAAGAACATGAACACATAACAGCAGCTTCAGGTCTGTGAAACAGCATGTAATGGTTTAACAATCTATCTGACAATTTCTATGCAATATTCAGAGTATCCCACTGTACATCTATTCAAATAAATTCCTGCATTTTGGTACAATGATGCAAAAAATATGGATCTTGTTGGGTTTTGCACTAGTGTACCATATtgtaacactttattatatattaaaaaaaataaatgtggggAAATTggatgaaaataataaaacatataaaaatgtatatgttttgtgttattcttaagagatcaaaatagaaaatTAAAGGGAAATCACTTACTACTGCGTTATACTGTAAACGTTTCAAAGATTACATTAAAGACAACAAATGGGACATGTTCATTTTCCATTGGGTTTGTCTTTTATAAAAGTTATATCTTAACTTTAATATCTTAAAGGTTTGTAGATCTATTATAGAAAAAGCCAGAAAGGGAATGCTGTGTAAAACAGGACACTATATTCCAATATGTAAGTGAGGAAATTGACAGAATGGATAGGGTGATTTTCTATTTTCTAgtcaaattatatatattcttCATGAATAAACTTTACAATTCACAATATCTCAATATACACTATTATTGAAGTAAAAGATTAAAGATGGAGGTGTAGGCACATCTGTAATTTGAACATGCATCaaagtcggcatactgttgctccCAAATATTGATATATAGTGTGAATCAGTGCTCCCAAATAAATCTTATGAGCTCACCAAGAGATAAACGAACATGACGTTTCGATTTTTGACATCTGCAATTTGGCCATGTATTTTACCATTAATACTACTGGTAAGGCCAGCGGTACAAATATAAGTGGAATACTGAATGAGatgaatttgttttaaaatacacCTCTTTTTTTCCACCCATccatttttaccatttttgataGATGCTGCAGGTacttaaaatgttaataatatttatgtccaacataatttgtgtttctgatcaggttttttttattttttatttttttaatacaaatttaacCCCAGAATTTTTAGCTGTATGTGTTGCCATacgtttttaaaattttttttaaaaaggttaCATGTAAATGTTTGGCCACTGAATGCTCTACttgccagcctgatctcatgaacattacgtggctgtggcaaaatttttgtaaaacaaaatgatgtgctttattacacatttcgctgcagtttcctagtgaaatgtccagcgggggcaccaaaagcaagtgaaattatgTCATAATCAGATGAGGTAAAATGTACCTCCCAacctaatacattaacataaaccTAATCAAATGAGaggcaaatgagaggtaaacaaaacagacatccttacccttaccattacccaacacctaaacctaactgatagtgtcataaatacaaatgcaacatgaaaagcaTAATTTCGAAAGCAACcaattcattttgtgttgctcccacaacacttttgtctcacgtgttagcttgcatgcttgactgggcttgaacgtcctggttacttttgtaacctttgttccctgatggagggaacgagacgttgtgtcaatgtagtgacactaggggtcactcttgggagccccaaactttTTGGGAgcctttttaaaaaaggccaatgagaattggcgagtggaaatacatacaggtataaaaggaactggtatgcaaccactcattcaggttttgtgctgaggagccgagaccaggtcccggccatttcagcgggtaccatggtaggtcctacccgaagggggaggagtttctacagagcatggcgactgagggcagaggggcctctgcctaaggaagacacagtttgccaacagggaaacgattttgtggaaaatatcacatggggtcgccttcggggaaccagcacatgttgggcacctacctcagtacaggggctcattagcgcacgtactgggccggtcagcgagtttctctgcaaactcaactgccagagggctaaggaggaaagtcatccagggaacacagtctgtgaacacgactgggagtaaagagcgcacgtcttcacctcaagggaggggaaaggcactatgcgcaagtgttacacccggccagctgtcccagaacttacctgcttgtgcctgccaatacacgggacgagaccggctgaacccggagattgtagaacctcacaaaggtgttgggtgttgcccagcccactgctctgcagatatctgccaaagaggcaccactggccagggcccaggaggccgccacactcctagtagagtgggctcataaccccgcagggggtggcacgtcctgagcctgatatgccatcgcgatggtgtcaatgacccagcgcttcctttccgctgtccaccaaagcagacaaagagctgctcagagcttctaaggcgCTGCattcgatccaaatagatgcataaagctcgcaccggacatagcaatgtcaaggctgggtctgcatcctcctggggcagcgctttcaggttcaccacctgatccttaaaaggggtcgtgggaaccttgggcacatagcccggtcggggtctcaggatcatgtgagagtaacccggaccgaactccaggcacgatttgctgacagagaacacctgcaggtcccctacccttttgatggaagtgagcgcagtcaggagggcagtcttcaaagagagtgccttaggctcagttgactccaagggctcaaagggagctccctgtagaccccgaaggactacaaagatgtcccacgaggggacgaggcacagtctggagggattcaacctcctagcacctctcaggaacttgatgatcaagtcatgcttccccaagtacttaccatctactgcatcgggatgcgccgaaatagcggctacatacaccatGAAGatgccgcccctccagcctctcctgcaggaaggaaagcaccgatccgactgcgcatctctgggggtcttcacgtcgggaagaacaccacttagcgaacagatgccacttcaaggcatacaggcgcctcgtagaggaagccctagtctgagtgatcgtgtctaccaccgcgggtggtaggccacttaggtcttccgcgtcctgtccag is a window of Myxocyprinus asiaticus isolate MX2 ecotype Aquarium Trade chromosome 8, UBuf_Myxa_2, whole genome shotgun sequence DNA encoding:
- the LOC127445503 gene encoding protein disulfide-isomerase-like, yielding MRLLHVLGFTLLLCTLCVRAEEEKVEVDSSEDDAEPEIPEEKEKTDEITEEKDVLVLHSVNFDRALRENKYLLVEFYAPWCGHCRTLEPIYAEVAGLLKKESSAVRLAKVDAIEERELAEEFSVNSFPTIKFLKDGNRQNATDFSGKRTVKGITMWLDRHTGPSASVLDDVKSAEGLLDLHDVIVVGFFQDLEGDKAKAFYDVTLTVVDVNFGITSNAELFKKYDVQSDSVVLFKKFDDKRADMPLSEESKLDKGELISFINSNRMELVIPFDEENSELIFSSKVHKHILLFINSTLESHNALLEDFRAVASEFKDKVLFIKIDVSSDKVGHVLKYFSLSENDIPIVRLINTETVLKYAMDESTINKDTLRTFCQDVLDGTVKPNFKSQEIPEDWDKNPVKVLVGKNFNQVAFDETKNVFVEFYAPWCGHCKELTPIWDELGEKYKDHENIIIAKMDATENEVEEVSIQGFPTIKYFPAVAEKKIVDYNGQRDLETFSKFLNNGGVLPVEEDKDDDDDEEDEVSDELIEEPPKSTNETSKDEL
- the LOC127445562 gene encoding protein PERCC1-like, whose product is MAATVIRTLSHFGLARPLQTCFFPVEDEEETEEEYEEELREEVESSLEVEEDGVSSESKEEEPWSCDSSHNNTEMTNQLLRFAELISNDVQHYFGQSQDPDACDIYAERPYPKVGGCQRYYADFIKVASSGQEEEPESLGPLAELFHDAQRKGRGLPMSQCRLPISFWTEPLSHQLDVLSVTNIQDNSLSMSKTPESSLNINTSLGMFRNKDVCTMASSNDSRTLSSSSTPDFSDLLAHWAMDKDNTSEFNCDF